In a single window of the Pedococcus dokdonensis genome:
- a CDS encoding gamma-glutamyltransferase, translating to MDRRVAIAATGPASADAGLAAAAAGGNAVDVAIAAMVSAMTTEPGIVSAAGGAFVHVWPADGDPELIDGNVEMPGRGQDPARFGAGLREIHTSYGGGLTLYAGHGSVATPGAFAALGTAHDRHGSAPWREVLAPSIDAARAGYVMGGAATTYLAITGDSVFGWDEHTRPLVRDTDGAVVKAGQVVTNPDLADTLEQISVDGARSLYTGDLAARIAADSDERGGLITAADLAAYRAVVRTPLRLDLGEWDLALNPPPSVGGPMLAVMLRELAGAGWDWQRIIDIQRRVLSFRHQVHDLSTDLEEDGYALLESIDRHGLAGLPTSSSTAHVSAVDSDGTICAITASSGYGSGATVPGTGMMLNNCLGEPELNRLGLHALAPGTRLASNMAPSVARSSSGSALAIGSPGADRITTALMQVLGRHCLDGTPMQEAIDAPRVHVRILDDGTPRVDHEDDPGISAAIAALGLPSFSHGPTSMFFGGVGAARRLADGALDAAGDSRREAATRVS from the coding sequence ATGGACAGACGCGTGGCGATCGCCGCCACTGGTCCCGCGTCGGCTGACGCGGGCCTGGCTGCCGCAGCCGCCGGCGGCAACGCCGTCGACGTCGCGATCGCCGCGATGGTCTCGGCGATGACCACCGAGCCGGGGATCGTCTCGGCGGCCGGTGGTGCCTTCGTGCACGTCTGGCCGGCGGACGGCGACCCCGAGCTCATCGACGGCAACGTCGAGATGCCCGGGCGGGGACAGGACCCGGCGCGGTTCGGCGCCGGGCTGCGCGAGATCCACACCTCCTACGGTGGCGGCCTGACCCTGTATGCCGGGCACGGCTCGGTGGCGACGCCGGGCGCCTTCGCGGCCCTCGGGACCGCCCACGACCGGCACGGCTCCGCGCCGTGGCGTGAGGTGCTGGCCCCGAGCATCGACGCCGCGCGCGCCGGCTACGTGATGGGCGGAGCCGCGACGACGTACCTGGCGATCACCGGTGACTCGGTCTTCGGCTGGGACGAGCACACCCGGCCGCTGGTGCGCGACACCGACGGCGCGGTGGTGAAGGCAGGCCAGGTGGTGACCAACCCTGACCTCGCCGACACCCTCGAGCAGATCTCGGTCGACGGTGCCCGTTCGCTCTACACCGGCGACCTCGCGGCTCGGATCGCCGCCGACAGCGACGAGCGGGGCGGGCTGATCACGGCCGCCGACCTCGCCGCCTACCGGGCGGTCGTCCGCACCCCCCTGCGGCTGGACCTCGGCGAGTGGGACCTCGCGCTCAACCCGCCGCCGTCGGTCGGCGGCCCGATGCTCGCCGTGATGCTGCGCGAGCTGGCCGGCGCCGGTTGGGACTGGCAGCGGATCATCGACATCCAGCGCCGGGTGCTGTCGTTCCGGCACCAGGTGCACGACCTGTCGACCGACCTGGAGGAGGACGGCTACGCGCTGCTCGAGTCGATCGACCGGCACGGGCTCGCGGGCCTCCCGACGTCGTCGTCGACCGCGCACGTGTCGGCGGTCGACAGCGACGGGACGATCTGCGCGATCACCGCGTCGAGCGGATACGGTTCCGGCGCAACGGTTCCCGGCACCGGGATGATGCTCAACAACTGCCTGGGCGAGCCCGAGCTGAACCGGCTCGGGCTGCACGCCCTGGCCCCAGGCACCCGGCTGGCCTCCAACATGGCGCCCTCCGTGGCGCGGTCATCGTCAGGCTCGGCGCTCGCGATCGGCAGCCCCGGCGCCGACCGCATCACCACCGCCCTGATGCAGGTGCTCGGCCGGCACTGCCTCGACGGGACGCCGATGCAGGAGGCCATCGACGCCCCGCGCGTGCACGTGCGGATCCTCGACGACGGCACGCCTCGGGTGGACCACGAGGACGACCCCGGCATCTCGGCGGCGATCGCGGCCCTGGGGCTCCCGTCCTTCTCGCACGGCCCGACCTCGATGTTCTTCGGCGGCGTCGGTGCCGCCCGGCGCCTCGCCGACGGAGCGCTCGATGCGGCCGGTGACTCCCGCCGCGAGGCCGCCACCCGCGTCTCCTGA
- a CDS encoding beta-glucosidase family protein translates to MTSPDFSALIAGLDLETKVRLLTGATSFTLHGEDSIGLAPMAFSDGPTGVRGLKFTGGDHVALFPNATLLAGAWSEETAREVGELLAEEAERQQIHVVLGPTINLHRSALGGRLFEAYSEDPLLTGRLAAAYVQGLQGKGIGACLKHLVANESETLRNYMNSVVAEDVLREVYLLPFEIAVEESRPWSIMAAYNDVNGVAATEQDHVNNQVVKGEWGWDGLLMSDWFATKTSAPAALGGLDLVMPGPDGPWGEALVADVRSGAVDESVVDEHVQRLLLLAQRVGALGDVHRSWPTDSLAADAPERRAQLRRLATDGMVVLRNEGGVLPLAASGSVALVGRHGVDTVCMGGGSAQVNPPHQVSIADGLRAQLGELLTVVDGVEVRQSPLPAPVGTITDPETGAPGMRVEHVDADGVVMLAEHVDGAEVTTGWDDTLPRPTERLRLSARLSSAGPVRLGVKGAGSWRVGVDGTQIGQADLVPTGADPGEAMFKPPVWTADVEAPAGALVEAELTIVRSEPQPGPDGKLSTLSQILASGMGNKTLVVAPVPSPLEDTLAAVTAVARASDTAVVVVGLTPEQETEGSDKSTLALPGEQDAMVRAVAAAARRTVVVVNASTPVLMPWADEVDAILVVGLPGQEGGDAVADALLGVREPAGRLVTTWPAADAAAPAWEVEPTDLQLDYTDGSFVGYRGWFAGRADPPAYWLGAGEGYGTWEYAAASLGDVASDGSATVSVTVRNTGARDSRELVQVYLQPSEADQPVRLVGWTSVEVAAGSSATVQVATDARLWRRWDTAADRWASLAAGGELLVARGLGDIRHRLPLA, encoded by the coding sequence GTGACCTCACCTGACTTCTCTGCCCTCATCGCCGGGCTCGACCTCGAGACCAAGGTGCGCCTGCTCACCGGCGCCACCTCGTTCACCCTGCACGGCGAGGACTCGATCGGGCTCGCGCCGATGGCCTTCTCCGACGGGCCCACCGGCGTCCGTGGCCTGAAGTTTACTGGCGGCGACCACGTCGCCCTCTTCCCCAACGCGACCCTGCTCGCCGGCGCGTGGAGCGAGGAGACGGCCCGCGAGGTCGGTGAGCTGCTCGCCGAGGAGGCGGAGCGCCAGCAGATCCACGTCGTCCTCGGACCGACCATCAACCTGCACCGCTCAGCGCTCGGTGGTCGGCTCTTCGAGGCCTACTCCGAGGACCCGCTGCTGACCGGGCGTCTCGCCGCGGCATACGTGCAGGGCTTGCAGGGCAAGGGGATCGGCGCGTGCCTCAAGCACCTGGTCGCCAACGAGTCCGAGACGCTGCGCAACTACATGAACTCCGTCGTCGCCGAGGACGTGCTGCGCGAGGTCTACCTGCTGCCGTTCGAGATCGCGGTCGAGGAGTCGCGGCCGTGGTCGATCATGGCCGCGTACAACGACGTCAACGGGGTCGCCGCCACCGAGCAGGACCACGTGAACAACCAGGTGGTCAAGGGCGAGTGGGGCTGGGACGGCCTGCTGATGAGCGACTGGTTCGCGACCAAGACCTCCGCGCCGGCTGCGCTCGGCGGCCTCGACCTGGTGATGCCCGGCCCCGACGGTCCGTGGGGCGAGGCCCTGGTGGCCGACGTGCGCTCCGGCGCCGTGGACGAGTCGGTCGTCGACGAGCACGTGCAACGCCTGCTCCTGCTCGCCCAGCGGGTGGGTGCCCTGGGCGACGTCCACCGCAGCTGGCCGACCGACTCCCTGGCTGCGGATGCCCCCGAGCGTCGCGCGCAGCTGCGCCGGCTCGCCACCGACGGGATGGTCGTCCTGCGCAACGAGGGCGGCGTCCTCCCGCTGGCCGCCAGCGGCTCGGTCGCCCTGGTCGGCCGGCACGGCGTCGACACCGTCTGCATGGGCGGCGGCTCGGCGCAGGTCAACCCGCCTCACCAGGTGTCCATCGCCGACGGCCTGCGGGCCCAGCTCGGCGAGCTGCTCACCGTCGTCGACGGCGTCGAGGTGCGGCAGAGCCCCCTCCCCGCGCCAGTGGGCACCATCACGGACCCCGAGACGGGCGCCCCCGGGATGCGGGTCGAGCACGTCGACGCCGATGGCGTGGTCATGCTGGCCGAGCACGTCGACGGCGCGGAGGTCACCACCGGGTGGGACGACACGCTCCCCCGACCCACCGAGCGGCTGCGGCTCTCCGCCCGGCTCAGCTCCGCCGGTCCGGTCCGTCTGGGCGTGAAGGGAGCCGGGTCCTGGCGGGTCGGTGTCGACGGCACGCAGATCGGGCAGGCCGACCTCGTCCCCACCGGCGCCGACCCCGGCGAGGCGATGTTCAAGCCGCCGGTGTGGACCGCCGACGTCGAGGCACCGGCGGGCGCCCTGGTCGAGGCCGAGCTCACCATCGTGCGGTCCGAGCCGCAGCCGGGACCCGACGGCAAGCTCAGCACCCTCTCGCAGATCCTGGCCTCGGGCATGGGCAACAAGACCCTGGTCGTCGCTCCCGTCCCGTCCCCTCTCGAGGACACCCTGGCTGCGGTCACCGCTGTCGCCCGCGCTTCCGACACCGCCGTGGTGGTGGTCGGCCTCACTCCGGAGCAGGAGACCGAGGGGTCCGACAAGTCCACGCTCGCCCTCCCCGGTGAGCAGGACGCGATGGTGCGGGCGGTCGCGGCAGCGGCCCGCCGAACGGTGGTGGTGGTCAACGCCTCGACGCCAGTGCTGATGCCGTGGGCCGACGAGGTGGACGCCATCCTCGTCGTCGGGCTGCCGGGGCAGGAGGGCGGCGACGCCGTCGCCGACGCCCTCCTCGGCGTCCGCGAGCCCGCGGGGCGCCTGGTCACCACCTGGCCCGCGGCCGACGCCGCGGCACCCGCCTGGGAGGTGGAGCCGACCGACCTGCAGCTCGACTACACCGACGGGTCCTTCGTCGGCTACCGCGGCTGGTTCGCCGGGCGCGCCGACCCTCCCGCCTACTGGCTCGGCGCCGGCGAGGGTTACGGCACCTGGGAGTATGCCGCGGCGTCGCTGGGTGACGTTGCGTCCGACGGCTCCGCGACGGTGTCGGTGACGGTGCGCAACACCGGTGCCCGCGACTCGCGCGAGCTGGTGCAGGTCTACCTGCAACCCTCCGAGGCCGACCAGCCGGTGCGTCTCGTCGGCTGGACCTCGGTCGAGGTGGCGGCCGGGTCATCGGCCACGGTCCAGGTCGCGACCGACGCTCGGCTCTGGCGACGCTGGGACACCGCTGCCGACCGGTGGGCCAGCCTCGCCGCGGGTGGTGAGCTGCTCGTCGCGCGTGGGCTCGGCGACATCCGCCACCGCCTCCCGCTGGCCTGA
- a CDS encoding DNA alkylation repair protein: MTHPVVAAIRAELAAAGDPERAIAQQAYMKSAMPYRGITAPLLKAILRPVLADPDHRITQRRQWEQAVRELWDGATHREERYAATALTGHRSYRGWQDPETIPLYEHLVVTGAWWDHVDEVASNRIGPILLSHKAEVTPTIEQWIEHEDLWLRRTSIICQLTFKERTDLGLLRAAIEPNLEDPSFWIRKAIGWALRQHARTDADWVRATVAEYDGRLSGLSRREALKHLQP; this comes from the coding sequence GTGACCCACCCCGTCGTCGCCGCGATCCGGGCCGAGCTCGCGGCCGCGGGTGATCCCGAACGTGCGATCGCCCAGCAGGCCTACATGAAGTCGGCGATGCCCTACCGCGGCATCACCGCCCCCCTGCTCAAGGCGATCCTGCGCCCGGTCCTGGCTGACCCGGACCACCGGATCACGCAGCGCCGCCAGTGGGAGCAGGCGGTCCGTGAGCTCTGGGACGGTGCCACCCACCGCGAGGAGCGGTATGCCGCGACGGCACTGACGGGGCACCGCAGCTACCGCGGGTGGCAGGACCCGGAGACCATCCCGCTCTACGAGCACCTCGTGGTCACCGGCGCGTGGTGGGACCACGTCGACGAGGTGGCCAGCAACCGGATCGGCCCGATCCTGTTGTCCCACAAGGCGGAGGTCACCCCGACCATCGAGCAGTGGATCGAGCACGAGGACCTCTGGCTGCGCCGCACGTCGATCATCTGCCAGCTGACCTTCAAGGAGCGCACCGACCTCGGCCTGCTCCGTGCCGCGATCGAGCCCAACCTCGAGGACCCCAGTTTCTGGATCCGCAAGGCGATCGGCTGGGCGTTGCGGCAGCACGCCCGCACCGACGCGGACTGGGTGCGGGCGACCGTCGCGGAGTACGACGGTCGCCTGAGCGGCCTCAGCCGGCGCGAGGCGCTCAAGCACCTCCAGCCATAG
- a CDS encoding PIG-L family deacetylase, which yields MSTIVFLHAHPDDEASQTAGAMARAAAEGHRVVTVFATNGDHGELPAAGLPEGETLVDWRRREAQASADALGVQRVAWLGYADSGMSGWEQNSHPNAFHGADVDEAARRLVAILDEEDADVLVGYDWHGGYGHPDHVKVHPVVHRAAELAARRPRLLESTMNRDRIRTWYQQAVANGAEDQAFNPDSPMDDGNPLGTPEAEISWQVDTSDYLAQRRAALEAHRSQATDIEGMLGMPEEFFAAFFGTEHYIEPGLDRASHPAMQVGWPFGD from the coding sequence GTGTCCACGATCGTCTTCCTCCACGCCCACCCCGACGACGAGGCCTCGCAGACCGCCGGCGCGATGGCCCGGGCCGCCGCGGAGGGGCACCGCGTCGTCACCGTCTTCGCGACCAACGGGGACCACGGCGAGCTGCCTGCGGCCGGTCTGCCCGAGGGCGAGACCCTCGTCGACTGGCGACGGCGCGAGGCGCAGGCCAGTGCCGACGCCCTCGGCGTGCAGCGGGTCGCCTGGCTCGGCTACGCCGACTCGGGGATGAGCGGCTGGGAGCAGAACTCGCACCCGAACGCCTTCCATGGCGCCGACGTCGACGAGGCCGCGCGACGGTTGGTCGCGATCCTCGACGAGGAGGATGCCGACGTGCTGGTGGGCTACGACTGGCACGGCGGCTACGGCCACCCCGACCACGTCAAGGTGCACCCGGTCGTGCACCGCGCCGCCGAGCTCGCCGCCCGGCGCCCCCGGCTGCTGGAGTCGACGATGAACCGGGACCGGATCCGCACCTGGTACCAGCAGGCGGTGGCGAACGGCGCCGAGGACCAGGCCTTCAACCCGGACAGCCCGATGGATGACGGCAACCCGCTGGGCACCCCCGAGGCCGAGATCAGCTGGCAGGTCGACACCAGCGACTACCTGGCGCAGCGGCGGGCCGCGCTCGAGGCACACCGGAGCCAGGCCACCGACATCGAGGGGATGCTCGGCATGCCCGAGGAGTTCTTCGCGGCCTTCTTCGGGACCGAGCACTACATCGAACCCGGCCTGGACCGGGCCTCGCACCCCGCGATGCAGGTCGGCTGGCCGTTCGGTGACTGA
- a CDS encoding DHA2 family efflux MFS transporter permease subunit, protein MSDTTCTTEAEPTAALAETRPEPPATPTSPKTPAPEGAVNVNLVMRILTLSTFVVILNETIMVNAIPRLMRDFAVPATSAQWLSTAFMLTMAVVIPATGWFLQRVSTRTAYALAMSLFLAGTAAATLAPTFTVLLAARVIQASGTAVMMPLLMTTMMTLVPPQDRGKVMGNVTLVMSVAPALGPAVSGLLLELGSWRLIFAVVLPIAGVVGSLGLRELVNIGEPTSTRIDLPSVVLSAIGFGALVYGLSGLGEGGRATHTIPPTVVTAAGVVALVAFVRRQVVLQRGGGALLDLRTLTFRPFAVSLGLMCLAFMAMMGAMILLPLYLQDVLHLSTLMTGLLLMPGGLVMGLLGPVVGRAYDRFGAPRLVIPGAVVMAVTLALFTRVGTDTSPWLLLADYVFLMASLGLVFTPVFTSGLSVLPPHLYAHGSAVLGSLQQVAAAAGTAIVVSVMAGRAATATAGGAAPLDALSTGVRWGFGVGAVLALGVVGVAFAIRTPKLEDAPAHH, encoded by the coding sequence ATGAGCGACACGACCTGCACCACCGAGGCGGAGCCGACCGCGGCCCTGGCCGAGACCCGGCCCGAGCCGCCCGCCACCCCCACCAGCCCGAAGACACCGGCACCCGAGGGGGCGGTGAACGTCAACCTGGTGATGCGGATCCTGACCCTGTCGACCTTCGTCGTCATCCTCAACGAGACGATCATGGTCAACGCGATCCCGCGGCTGATGCGCGACTTCGCCGTCCCGGCGACCAGTGCCCAGTGGCTGTCCACCGCGTTCATGCTGACCATGGCGGTCGTCATCCCGGCGACCGGCTGGTTCCTGCAGCGGGTGTCGACGCGCACCGCGTACGCCCTGGCCATGAGCCTCTTCCTGGCCGGCACCGCCGCTGCGACCCTCGCCCCCACCTTCACCGTCCTGCTCGCTGCCCGCGTCATCCAGGCCAGCGGCACGGCGGTGATGATGCCGCTGCTGATGACGACGATGATGACCCTCGTCCCGCCGCAGGACCGCGGCAAGGTGATGGGCAACGTCACCCTCGTCATGTCGGTGGCACCTGCGCTCGGGCCGGCGGTCTCCGGCCTGCTCCTCGAGCTCGGCTCGTGGCGGCTGATCTTCGCGGTCGTCCTCCCCATCGCCGGGGTCGTCGGCTCGCTCGGGCTGCGCGAGCTGGTCAACATCGGCGAGCCCACCAGCACCCGGATCGACCTCCCCAGCGTGGTCCTCTCGGCCATCGGCTTCGGCGCCCTGGTCTACGGGCTGAGCGGTCTGGGCGAGGGCGGCCGCGCGACGCACACCATCCCGCCGACCGTCGTCACCGCCGCCGGTGTCGTGGCCCTGGTCGCCTTCGTCCGCCGCCAGGTCGTCCTGCAGCGGGGCGGCGGGGCGCTGCTCGACCTGCGCACCCTGACCTTCCGCCCGTTCGCGGTCTCCCTCGGCCTGATGTGCCTGGCGTTCATGGCGATGATGGGCGCGATGATCCTGCTCCCGCTCTACCTGCAGGACGTCCTGCACCTGAGCACCCTGATGACCGGCTTGCTGCTCATGCCGGGCGGGCTCGTGATGGGACTGCTGGGGCCGGTCGTCGGCCGCGCCTACGACCGGTTCGGCGCCCCGCGGCTGGTCATCCCCGGCGCAGTCGTCATGGCGGTCACCCTCGCGCTCTTCACCCGCGTCGGCACCGACACCTCGCCGTGGTTGCTGCTGGCCGACTACGTCTTCCTGATGGCCTCGCTCGGCCTGGTCTTCACGCCGGTCTTCACCTCGGGCCTGTCGGTCCTGCCGCCGCACCTCTACGCCCACGGCAGTGCCGTCCTCGGCTCGCTCCAGCAGGTCGCCGCGGCGGCCGGCACGGCGATCGTGGTCAGCGTGATGGCCGGGCGGGCGGCCACGGCGACGGCCGGTGGCGCGGCTCCGCTCGATGCCCTCAGCACCGGGGTCCGGTGGGGCTTCGGGGTCGGCGCCGTCCTCGCCCTGGGTGTCGTGGGCGTGGCGTTCGCGATCCGCACCCCCAAGCTCGAGGACGCGCCCGCCCACCACTGA
- a CDS encoding MATE family efflux transporter codes for MTSSPRDPAQRGEILRLAVPAFLALVAEPLFLLADSAIIGHLGTAQLAGLGVASATLITAANVFVFLAYGTTSIVARQIGAGSERGALEAGIDGTWLAVGLGTLTSVGVAVAAEPLCRVFGASPDAIGYAATYLRISALGIPAMLVALAATGVLRGLQDTRTPLVASVAGFSANIVLNLLFVYGFGWGIAGSAWGTVIAQTAMATGLVTVMVRHASRAGATLHAHPGRVLRAGLTGIPLLVRTLALRAIILLTTWVAAGLGDVPLASHQVATTIWTFLAFALDALAIAAQAITGRALGAGDVAAARSATTTMLRWGVWGGVGLGVVVLAVHSLLPLLFTTDPAVQAALSAALVVVALGQPLAGYVFVVDGVLIGAGDGLWMAKAMAATLVLYLPLALWVHAAGDGLLADGAPHAVAVLWVVFTAFMAIRAAFFWWRIRGDAWAVTGAAR; via the coding sequence GTGACCAGCAGCCCCCGCGACCCCGCACAACGCGGGGAGATCCTGCGGCTGGCCGTCCCTGCGTTCCTCGCCCTGGTCGCCGAGCCGCTGTTCCTGCTGGCCGACTCCGCGATCATCGGCCACCTCGGCACCGCCCAGCTCGCCGGGCTCGGGGTGGCCAGCGCCACCCTGATCACCGCGGCCAACGTCTTCGTCTTCCTCGCCTACGGCACCACCTCCATCGTCGCCCGCCAGATCGGCGCCGGCAGCGAACGCGGGGCGCTCGAGGCCGGGATCGACGGCACCTGGCTCGCGGTCGGCCTCGGCACCCTCACCTCGGTGGGGGTGGCGGTGGCCGCCGAGCCGTTGTGTCGCGTCTTCGGCGCCTCGCCCGACGCCATCGGGTATGCCGCGACCTACCTGCGCATCTCGGCCCTCGGCATCCCGGCGATGCTCGTCGCGCTCGCGGCCACGGGGGTGCTGCGCGGACTCCAGGACACCCGGACACCACTGGTCGCGTCGGTCGCCGGTTTCTCGGCCAACATCGTCCTGAACCTGCTCTTCGTCTACGGATTCGGTTGGGGCATCGCGGGATCCGCGTGGGGCACGGTCATCGCGCAGACCGCGATGGCCACCGGACTCGTGACGGTGATGGTGCGGCACGCCAGCCGGGCCGGCGCCACCCTGCACGCCCACCCCGGGCGCGTGCTGAGGGCCGGGCTCACCGGCATACCCCTGCTGGTGCGCACGCTCGCACTGCGGGCCATCATCCTGCTCACCACCTGGGTCGCGGCCGGGCTCGGGGACGTGCCGCTGGCGTCGCACCAGGTGGCCACGACGATCTGGACGTTCCTCGCCTTCGCGCTCGACGCCCTCGCCATCGCCGCACAGGCCATCACCGGCCGGGCGCTGGGCGCGGGTGACGTCGCCGCGGCCCGGTCGGCCACGACGACGATGTTGCGGTGGGGCGTCTGGGGTGGCGTCGGGCTGGGAGTGGTCGTCCTGGCCGTGCACTCGCTGCTGCCGCTCCTGTTCACCACCGACCCCGCCGTCCAGGCCGCTCTGTCGGCCGCCCTGGTGGTGGTGGCCCTCGGTCAGCCGCTGGCGGGCTACGTCTTCGTCGTCGACGGAGTGCTCATCGGGGCCGGGGACGGCCTCTGGATGGCCAAGGCGATGGCGGCGACCCTGGTGCTCTACCTGCCGCTGGCGCTGTGGGTCCACGCAGCGGGAGACGGGTTGCTGGCCGACGGGGCACCGCACGCGGTGGCGGTGCTGTGGGTCGTGTTCACCGCGTTCATGGCGATCCGGGCGGCGTTCTTCTGGTGGCGGATCCGCGGAGACGCGTGGGCCGTCACCGGAGCTGCCCGCTAG
- a CDS encoding TetR/AcrR family transcriptional regulator has translation MATDPATRAASAPRRGRGRPRGSGSEATAATRERIVAAAAELFADRGFHATPMTAVAEAAGLSQSGLLHHFPTKEGLLAEVLRERDVRDLATLATARPHPPRGWEVWEDMTTLVRLNSDREALVRLFTSLAGEAVDPEHPGHGWLGEHHRSAVETLATALRDAEADGAARAGIPAESLARQAVALMDGLQLQWLMRPGDLDMAGDFAEFVATVRARWTP, from the coding sequence ATGGCGACCGATCCGGCAACCCGCGCCGCGAGCGCACCGCGCCGTGGTCGCGGCCGCCCGCGCGGCTCGGGCTCGGAGGCCACCGCGGCCACCCGCGAGCGGATCGTCGCGGCGGCGGCCGAGCTGTTCGCCGACCGCGGTTTCCACGCGACGCCGATGACCGCGGTCGCCGAGGCGGCCGGTCTGTCGCAGAGCGGGCTGCTGCACCACTTCCCCACCAAGGAGGGGCTGCTGGCCGAGGTGCTCCGCGAGCGCGACGTGCGCGACCTCGCGACGCTGGCCACCGCTCGCCCCCACCCGCCCCGCGGCTGGGAGGTCTGGGAGGACATGACCACCCTGGTCCGGCTCAACAGCGACCGCGAGGCCCTCGTCCGTCTGTTCACCAGCCTCGCCGGCGAGGCGGTCGACCCCGAGCACCCCGGCCACGGCTGGCTCGGCGAGCACCACCGCAGCGCTGTCGAGACGCTCGCCACGGCCCTGCGTGACGCGGAGGCCGACGGCGCGGCCCGCGCGGGGATCCCCGCCGAGAGCCTGGCCCGGCAGGCGGTCGCGCTGATGGACGGGCTGCAGCTCCAGTGGCTGATGCGTCCGGGTGACCTCGACATGGCCGGCGACTTCGCGGAGTTCGTCGCCACCGTGCGCGCCCGCTGGACGCCCTGA
- a CDS encoding MFS transporter produces the protein MTEPGPSLSPAALLRLPQVARLLFAALVGRLPNGMVPLALVLFARDTGSGYGRAGLLTAAYSLGCCVGGPALSRVMDVRGQRSALVLGGVVSSAALAVLPWVPSGGAIVVALVAGVATPPLEPALRTLWPSVLTPRQVPSAFALDAAAQELIFVLGPLAVLLAQLTGAGGGLVAAALVGVGGTLWFVASHASRSWVPPEHEDRHWLGPLRSRRLSVLYSAIVLVGLTVGVPAVALVAYAESVGDRGLAPWLVAANALGALIGGVAYSPRAPHRDPRRDLLLGLALLVVTYAAQSAVPSSPWVMGLLTVASGLGLPPVLTCVFQLVDEFAPVGTTTEAFAWLISAFLVGSSIGAAAAGSLSDAGHIGGAFVVAGASTLFALAIARTVVRRPGPAMAGGA, from the coding sequence GTGACTGAGCCCGGGCCGTCGCTCAGCCCGGCCGCGCTGCTCCGACTGCCCCAGGTCGCCCGGCTGCTGTTCGCGGCGCTGGTCGGTCGCCTGCCCAACGGCATGGTCCCGCTGGCGCTGGTCCTGTTCGCCCGCGACACCGGCAGTGGCTACGGGCGAGCGGGACTGCTCACGGCGGCATACTCGCTCGGTTGCTGCGTGGGCGGGCCGGCGCTGTCGCGGGTGATGGACGTGCGCGGACAGCGCTCGGCGCTGGTCCTCGGCGGGGTGGTCTCGTCAGCTGCTCTGGCAGTGCTCCCGTGGGTGCCGTCTGGCGGCGCGATCGTGGTGGCCCTCGTCGCAGGCGTGGCGACACCCCCGCTCGAACCGGCCCTGCGCACCCTGTGGCCATCGGTGCTCACCCCCCGGCAGGTGCCGTCGGCGTTCGCCCTGGATGCAGCCGCCCAGGAGCTGATCTTCGTGCTGGGGCCGCTCGCCGTGCTGCTCGCCCAGCTCACCGGGGCCGGCGGCGGCCTGGTCGCCGCAGCCCTCGTCGGGGTGGGCGGCACGCTCTGGTTCGTCGCGTCGCACGCGTCCCGGTCATGGGTGCCGCCGGAGCACGAGGACCGGCACTGGCTCGGGCCGCTGCGCTCGCGACGGCTGTCGGTCCTCTACTCCGCCATCGTCCTCGTCGGGCTCACCGTCGGGGTGCCGGCGGTCGCCCTGGTCGCCTACGCCGAGTCCGTGGGTGACCGCGGCCTGGCTCCGTGGCTGGTGGCCGCCAACGCGCTGGGCGCCCTGATCGGCGGCGTCGCCTACAGCCCGCGGGCGCCGCACCGCGACCCGCGCCGTGACCTCCTGCTCGGGCTGGCGCTGCTGGTCGTGACGTATGCCGCGCAGTCCGCGGTCCCCTCGTCGCCCTGGGTGATGGGGCTGCTCACCGTCGCCAGCGGGCTGGGGCTGCCACCAGTGCTGACCTGTGTCTTCCAGCTGGTCGACGAGTTCGCCCCGGTCGGCACGACCACGGAGGCGTTCGCGTGGCTGATCTCGGCTTTCCTGGTCGGCTCCTCGATCGGGGCCGCGGCGGCCGGGTCGCTGTCCGACGCCGGCCACATCGGAGGTGCCTTCGTCGTGGCCGGGGCGTCCACGCTGTTCGCGCTGGCGATCGCGCGCACCGTGGTCCGGCGACCCGGCCCGGCTATGGCTGGAGGTGCTTGA